The Mytilus trossulus isolate FHL-02 chromosome 13, PNRI_Mtr1.1.1.hap1, whole genome shotgun sequence genome has a segment encoding these proteins:
- the LOC134694197 gene encoding uncharacterized protein LOC134694197, with protein sequence FDNKPNRNQHNNFQKATGLKGKYSIMKLPYHDRNQQMQPDGMHTIADFISHVMDLLVGKSDTKKVRLCEKHHQRFPQIWPQETAAEQVAIEPPSKKRKTMSSETLPPAPWTLSTDSVKEADRRATAIKYPAGVEISPGLHFTKPWTLRTMNSKLQFVKTGALQWCIKGILPKRQETTLFTVLEVIVRMTQQEFEISEIKKLQDDTHAALALLERDFPLSLQNLVTHLLHHIVDGIAENGPLYGRWLFPYERANGWMSRQGLKKGGEEATIMETYVIYDWCVYMMLSQKMMPATSNTNSISNAAAFVHENMSNAISTDSVFTSIGRVEEFQIPCYLQEQMKNFDNTISSSMPSFAKKIHSLVVSNKSTLHHNVRYNGVSSQMNKRDSSFVSFLNKQNKVCIGRIAFLVEHNFPSEQTRYWAVVHCLQNCSLESGLWKGQGFTASEFIIPLHTLSDPLVTSELNGYIYVLNLKS encoded by the exons tttgacaataaACCAAACCGAAATCAACATAATAATTTTCAGAAGGCGACTGGACTGAAAGGAAAGTACAGTATTATGAAGTTACCCTATCATGACAGAAACCAGCAGATGCAACCAGACGGAATGCATACCATAGCAGATTTCATAAGCCATGTAATGGACCTGCTGGTTGGGAAATCTGACACCAAAAAAGTGCGTCTCTGTGAAAAACATCACCAGCGGTTTCCACAGATATGGCCACAAGAGACAGCAGCTGAGCAGGTTGCAATTGAACCACcatcaaagaaaagaaaaactatGAGTAGTGAGACTCTTCCACCAGCACCCTGGACTCTATCAACTGATTCTGTGAAGGAAGCAGACAGACGTGCAACAGCAATCAAATATCCAGCTGGTGTAGAAATCTCTCCAGGGCTCCATTTTACAAAACCATGGACATTACGGACTATGAATTCAAAATTACAG TTTGTTAAAACGGGCGCATTGCAATGGTGCATAAAGGGAATTCTGCCTAAGAGACAGGAAACAACCTTATTTACTGTATTGGAAGTAATTGTCAGAATGACTCAGCAAGAGTTCGAGATATCCGAGATCAAAAAACTTCAGGATGATACCCATGCAGCCTTAGCCTTATTAGAAAGAGATTTCCCTCTTAGCCTGCAG AATCTGGTTACACACCTCTTGCATCATATAGTGGATGGAATAGCAGAAAATGGACCACTTTATGGGAGATGGCTATTTCCATATGAAAGGGCAAATGGTTGGATGTCGAGACAAGGATTAAAGAAAGGAGGCGAAGAGGCTACCATAATGGAAACATATGTG atttatGATTGGTGTGTGTACATGATGCTGAGTCAGAAAATGATGCCAGCAACCAGTAACACTAATTCTATCTCAAATGCTGCAGCTTTTGTTCATGAAAATATGAGTAATGCCATATCCACAGATTCTGTTTTTACAAGCATTGGCAGAGTTGAAGAATTTCAGATTCCATGTTATTTACAAGAACAAATGAAGAATTTCGACAATACTATAAGTTCCTCAATGCCATCCTTTGCCAAAAAAATTCATTCACTGGTAGTTAGTAACAAATCAACATTACACCATAATGTGCGATATAATGGCGTTTCATCTCAAATGAACAAGAGGGACTCAtcatttgtgtcatttttaaacaaacagaACAAAGTTTGCATTGGAAGGATTGCATTCCTAGTAGAACATAATTTCCCTAGTGAACAAACTCGTTATTGGGCAGTTGTacattgtttacaaaattgttcATTGGAAAGTGGACTTTGGAAAGGTCAAGGATTCACTGCTTCAGAATTCATTATTCCATTGCACACTCTCAGCGACCCACTAGTTACATCTGAATTAAATGGATACATCTATGTACTAAATTTGAAGTCCTAA